Proteins encoded in a region of the Panicum hallii strain FIL2 chromosome 3, PHallii_v3.1, whole genome shotgun sequence genome:
- the LOC112886976 gene encoding replication protein A 70 kDa DNA-binding subunit C-like: MAAPAQLTPGGVPAVSRHVNGEETLQAVLQVIDVRHVANKNNDNPSASDRFRMLLSDGVYSLQSMLATAENQRIRDGSIRKGSIIHLQEYTCSTIRGRRITIVLKLDVLQSECEIIGSPKPYELINPPTEQAPNLPANAAQVNGGAYSSGPGTLGSSVAPRVAQVANNVSHGGSYGGHPGTVSPPIGRAVEPVPNVSSGGSYGSHGTASAHNTMNADMVQSNLQQPSLNSHQNQRFAVPAMAGGSGTPVNTYGRPAQPFYQQPPPGHMNRGPATKNEATRAVPVAQLNPYQERWTIKARVTSKTDLRHYTNNKGPGKVFSFHLLDAQGGEIRATCFNVQADQFFDLIEVDKVYLISRGSLKPAQKKFNPLNHEYEITVDFRTSIEVFPSDDSSIPRQQYNFHQISEIENIEVGSIVDLVGIVTSVCPSATITRRDGSEAQKRTLQLKDMSGRSVEVTLWGKYCDAEGQKLQSLCDSGLNPVLALKSVRVTEFSGRSVSTISSTQLKIDPDFPEADKLRHWYAREGKTAACVSLSAASSMGRTDIRKAVVQIKDENLGRSEKPDWITVKGAISHVNTESFCYPACTLEVNGRPCNKKVINNGDGTWLCERCDQRLQKCEYRYLLQCQIQDHTGLTYANAFHESGVEILGYSAEELYNIKEEDAEQFAEIIQGVRWQQFLFKLKVYEETFNDEQRVKCQISKAEKLDLSRECSYLLKAIGALLQDDTGSPSEVQGAMAYNAGLNNSGTGQRVPASNSAYATSMATPRYGESVNQLGQQANTYGGVSAPFSATRNVQTCMACGSSGHNAQNCPSGIYRQQQQQQPAGSTASPYGSSPGDAGSGPCYRCNQPGHFARNCPGVGAAPQQQPYGSGVASGAYGRQSYVRATNY; this comes from the exons atggcggcgccggcgcagCTGACCCCCGGCGGGGTGCCGGCGGTCTCCAGGCACGTCAACGGCGAGGAGACGCTGCAGGCGGTGCTGCAGGTGATTGACGTGCGGCATGTCGCCAACAAGAACAACGACAACCCCAGCGCCTCCGACCGCTTCCGGATGCTGCTCTCCGACGGCGTCTACTCGCTGCAGTCCATGCTCGCCACCGCCGAGAACCAGCGCATCCGGGACGGCTCCATCCGGAAGGGGTCCATCATCCACCTCCAGGAGTACACCTGCAGCACCATCCGGGGACGCAG GATCACTATTGTTCTCAAACTTGATGTTCTGCAAAGTGAGTGTGAGATAATCGGAAGCCCCAAACCCTATGAGCTGATAAACCCACCTACGGAGCAGGCCCCCAACTTACCGGCCAATGCTGCTCAAGTTAATGGTGGAGCATATTCCAGTGGCCCAGGCACGCTGGGATCTTCTGTTGCTCCAAGGGTTGCGCAGGTTGCTAATAATGTATCACATGGTGGATCTTACGGTGGTCATCCGGGTACGGTGAGCCCTCCAATTGGTCGAGCAGTAGAACCTGTTCCCAATGTGTCATCTGGTGGCTCTTACGGTTCTCATGGTACAGCTTCAGCACATAATACAATGAATGCTGACATGGTGCAGTCAAACTTGCAGCAGCCTTCACTGAACTCTCACCAGAACCAAAGGTTTGCAGTTCCTGCCATGGCTGGTGGCAGTGGTACTCCTGTCAATACTTACGGCCGCCCTGCACAGCCCTTTTATCAGCAACCACCTCCAGGGCATATGAATAGAGGTCCTGCTACTAAGAATGAAGCTACCCGTGCTGTTCCAGTGGCTCAATTGAACCCCTACCAAGAAAGATGGACAATCAAGGCTAGGGTGACTTCAAAGACTGATCTTAGACACTACACCAATAACAAAGGTCCTGGAAAAGTCTTCTCCTTTCATCTCCTTGATGCACAGGGTGGAGAAATCCGTGCAACATGCTTCAATGTGCAGGCTGATCAATTTTTTGACCTAATTGAGGTTGATAAGGTGTACCTGATATCTAGAGGGTCGCTGAAACCTGCACAGAAGAAGTTTAACCCTTTGAATCACGAGTATGAAATAACTGTGGATTTCAGAACTTCTATTGAAGTTTTCCCTAGTGATGATAGCAGCATCCCGAGGCAGCAGTACAATTTCCATCAGATAAGCGAAATTGAGAACATTGAGGTTGGTTCTATTGTGGACTTGGTTGGGATTGTTACGTCAGTTTGCCCTTCTGCCACAATAACGCGGAGGGATGGTTCGGAGGCCCAGAAAAGAACTCTTCAACTGAAAGACATGTCTGGTCGAAGTGTGGAAGTAACCTTATGGGGGAAATACTGTGATGCTGAAGGCCAGAAGCTGCAGTCGCTATGTGATTCTGGTTTGAATCCTGTACTAGCTTTGAAAAGTGTCCGCGTTACTGAATTCAGTGGTAGATCTGTGAGCACAATCAGCTCAACCCAGTTAAAAATAGACCCAGACTTTCCTGAGGCTGATAAGCTGCGACACTGGTATGCAAGGGAAGGAAAGACTGCTGCTTGTGTTTCTTTGTCAGCTGCAAGTAGTATGGGCAGGACTGATATCCGGAAAGCAGTTGTGCAGATCAAGGATGAAAATCTGGGGCGATCAGAGAAGCCGGACTGGATCACTGTTAAAGGTGCAATTTCGCATGTGAACACTGAGAGTTTTTGTTACCCTGCTTGTACATTGGAGGTGAATGGTAGGCCGTGCAACAAAAAGGTGATAAATAATGGTGATGGGACATGGCTTTGTGAGAGATGCGACCAGAGATTACAAAAGTGTGAGTATAGGTACTTGCTGCAGTGCCAGATCCAGGATCACACTGGGCTCACCTATGCTAATGCATTCCATGAGTCTGGTGTGGAGATACTTGGCTACAGCGCTGAAGAGCTTTACAACATAAAAGAAGAAGATGCAGAACAATTTGCAGAGATCATACAGGGGGTTCGCTGGCAGCAGTTTCTATTCAAACTGAAAGTCTATGAGGAGACCTTTAATGATGAGCAGCGTGTCAAGTGCCAAATTTCAAAAGCagagaagctggatttatcTAGAGAATGCTCTTACCTTCTGAAGGCGATTGGTGCCCTATTGCAGGATGATACAGGCTCACCATCTGAGGTTCAAGGCGCCATGGCCTATAATGCTGGTCTCAATAACTCGGGCACTGGACAAAGGGTGCCAGCCTCCAACAGCGCCTATGCCACGAGTATGGCCACCCCAAGGTATGGTGAGTCTGTGAACCAGCTTGGGCAGCAAGCTAACACATATGGTGGGGTGTCCGCTCCATTTTCAGCGACACGGAATGTGCAGACCTGCATGGCTTGTGGGTCAAGTGGGCACAATGCGCAGAACTGCCCTTCTGGCATATataggcagcagcagcagcagcagcctgcTGGGAGCACAGCTAGCCCCTACGGCTCTTCACCTGGTGACGCCGGCTCTGGTCCGTGTTACAGATGCAATCAGCCTGGGCACTTTGCCAGAAATTGCCCTGGTGTGGGTGCTGCACCCCAGCAGCAGCCGTATGGGAGCGGCGTTGCATCGGGAGCATATGGTAGGCAGTCCTACGTTAGGGCTACGAATTACTGA
- the LOC112888130 gene encoding small nuclear ribonucleoprotein Sm D2-like, giving the protein MAEETNGKKEEEEFSTGPLSVLMMSVKNNTQVLINCRNNKKLLGRVRAFDRHCNMVLENVREMWTEVPKTGKGKKKALPVNKDRFISKMFLRGDSVIIVLRNPK; this is encoded by the exons ATGGCGGAGGAAACCAAT GgaaagaaggaggaggaggagttcAGCACAGGTCCTCTGTCAGTGCTCATGATGAGCGTCAAGAACAATACCCAG GTTCTTATCAACTGCCGGAACAACAAGAAGTTACTTGGTCGTGTGAGGGCATTTGATAGGCATTGCAACATGGTTCTTGAGAATGTTAGGGAGATGTGGACTGAG GTACCAAAGACCGGTAAAGGCAAGAAGAAGGCTCTTCCAGTGAACAAAGACAGGTTCATAAGCAAGATGTTCCTCCGTGGGGATTCAGTCATCATTGTTCTCAGGAACCCGAAATGA
- the LOC112888131 gene encoding mitochondrial import inner membrane translocase subunit Tim9-like produces MDAAAAAAAATAAGDEEQDQARMDAIADGLQTRDAMRLYNWLTQRCFSDCVVSFYRRALGKREEECVRSCVRKYQLLSTASATRFAHFADPNNSSSAAFDD; encoded by the exons atggacgccgccgccgccgccgccgctgccacggccgccggcgacgaggagcaGGACCAGGCGCGGATGGACGCCATCGCCGATGGCCTACAGACCCGAGACGC GATGCGGCTGTACAACTGGCTCACGCAGCGCTGCTTCTCCGACTGCGTCGTTTCCTTCTACCGCCGGGCGCTCGGCAAGCGCGAGGAGGAGTGCGTCCGCTCCTGCGTCCGCAAGTACCAGCTCTTATCCACCGCGTCCGCCACGCGCTTCGCCCACTTCGCCGACCCCAACAACTCCTCTTCGGCAGCATTCGACGATTGA
- the LOC112885074 gene encoding outer envelope pore protein 16, chloroplastic-like, with protein sequence MSKITAAESFEAEVVWLGLPRRNTIAVSIEMDRPVLSRTLHGFLLPHRAVRSFLNVGAAAACKVAAEDALDCLTTGCVSRHKVECSLKKICKDGAYWGTAAGVYVAMESAVEETRGRTDWKNAVIGGALAGAVMSAATAGSSGHRDKVVKDAIAGAAIAAAAEFIGHRVRVDLGPVRFAGGTRSRSNQTKEGRNGAEPGERQEVVAPWVAGREVELPLQFRTDPALS encoded by the exons ATGAGCAAGATCACGGCAGCCGAATCATTCGAGGCCGAGGTCGTCTGGCTAGGGCTGCCGCGGCGGAACACCATCGCGGTGAGCATTGAGATGGACAGGCCCGTGCTGAGCCGCACGCTCCATGGCTTCCTGCTGCCGCACCGCGCCGTCCGCAGCTTCCTCAacgtcggcgccgccgccgcttgcaaGGTCGCCGCCGAGGACGCCCTCGACTGCCTCACCACAG GGTGTGTTTCAAGGCACAAAGTTGAGTGTTCA CTGAAGAAAATCTGCAAGGACGGAGCGTACTGGG GTACGGCTGCCGGAGTTTATGTGGCCATGGAGTCGGCGGTGGAAGAGACGCGTGGCCGCACTGACTGG AAGAACGCGGTGATCGGAGGCGCCTTAGCTGGTGCGGTCATGTCTGCTGCCACCGCCGGCAGCAGCGGCCACAGAGACAAGGTGGTCAAGGACGccatcgccggcgccgccatcgCAGCCGCCGCCGAGTTCATCGGCCACCGCGTTCGCGTCGATCTGGGTCCCGTCAGGTTTGCTGGTGGCACCAGAAGCAGAAGCAACCAAACGAAGGAAGGTCGAAATGGCGCCGAACCAGGGGAGCGCCAAGAGGTGGTGGCTCCCTGGGTCGCGGGCCGAGAAGTGGAGCTGCCTCTGCAATTCAGGACGGATCCAGCCCTTTCATGA
- the LOC112887517 gene encoding outer envelope pore protein 16, chloroplastic-like — MFKEGAYWGAAAGAFEAIEYGVELMRGRSDWKNAMIGGAIAGALISAANSTHRGNRRVIKDAIAGGAIGTAVDFISHRRHVVFGPIRLDDTDGIDQMWDIPRNANKNGVKMDRSWDFKDASDWICGMWAKGRTSPTQQ; from the exons ATGTTCAAGGAGGGTGCATACTGGG GTGCTGCTGCTGGAGCTTTTGAGGCCATCGAGTATGGGGTGGAACTGATGCGCGGTCGTTCCGATTGG AAGAACGCCATGATCGGAGGTGCCATAGCTGGCGCTCTCATCTCCGCCGCCAACAGCACCCACAGAGGCAACAGGAGGGTGATCAAGGATGCCATCGCCGGTGGCGCCATTGGAACGGCTGTCGATTTCATCAGCCACCGCAGGCATGTCGTTTTCGGCCCCATCAGACTCGATGATACAGATGGAATTGACCAAATGTGGGACATACCCCGAAATGCCAATAAAAATGGCGTCAAAATGGACAGATCATGGGACTTCAAAGACGCGAGCGATTGGATCTGTGGGATGTGGGCCAAAGGACGGACGTCTCCTACACAACAGTAG